The following proteins come from a genomic window of Larimichthys crocea isolate SSNF chromosome III, L_crocea_2.0, whole genome shotgun sequence:
- the LOC113745661 gene encoding kelch-like protein 20 translates to MGVYNEQGAALEEPEPRHVMIKETKRGSPRRRRMATPLSPRRQHSRLPPKDVFDDMMFMVGGWTQDDPSCLVEQFCPEFNEWRTAARMVTKRGNVAVGTLDGMIYTVGGEDSIRCYSSVERYNPDTDSWSTDVAPLSCPRSGVCLVVMDGYLYAIGGHDGIAAINTVERYDPKMNTWSKQAPMLARRTKAVAAVLEGNLYVIGGNDGDMALNSVERYNPVDGTWSICAHMLSPRENAGCAVYLGHIYVVGGKDELNLVLCSAERFNPDTMRWTPVKRMRSKRDNMSLVVFNGALLAVGGSDGVTTLKTIEAYCHETNTWRHFGSMKSKHPGGRVAVLC, encoded by the exons atggGAGTGTACAATGAACAAGG GGCAGCCCTGGAGGAACCAGAGCCCCGCCACGTAATGATCAAAGAGACCAAAAGAGGCTCACCCCGCCGTCGCCGCATGGCAACACCCCTCTCCCCTCGCAGACAGCACAGCAGGCTACCCCCCAAAGATGTCTTCGATGACATGATGTTTATGG tCGGGGGATGGACCCAAGATGACCCATCCTGTTTGGTAGAACAGTTCTGTCCTGAGTTCAATGAGTGGAGAACAGCCGCACGCATGGTCACCAAACGTGGCAATGTGGCCGTGGGCACACTGGATGGTATGATCTACACAGTGGGTGGTGAAGACAGCATCAGATGTTACAGCAGTGTGGAGAG ATACAACCCAGACACCGACAGCTGGAGTACAGATGTAGCACCCTTGAGCTGCCCCCGCAGCGGAGTGTGTCTGGTGGTGATGGACGGATACCTGTACGCTATTGGAGGACATGATGGTATCGCTGCCATAAATACTGTGGAGAG GTATGATCCAAAAATGAACACATGGAGCAAGCAGGCACCAATGCTTGCCCGACGCACCAAAGCAGTGGCTGCAGTGCTGGAGGGTAACCTGTATGTGATCGGAGGGAATGATGGTGATATGGCACTGAATTCAG TGGAAAGATACAACCCTGTAGACGGTACCTGGTCGATATGTGCCCACATGCTGAGTCCAAGGGAGAACGCCGGCTGTGCCGTGTACCTGGGACACATCTATGTGGTTGGGGGCAAGGATGAGCTCAACCTGGTGCTCTGCAGTGCTGAGAGGTTTAACCCAGACACCATGAGGTGGACTCCTGTCAAGCGCATGAGAAGCAAGAGGGACAAC ATGTCTCTTGTAGTCTTCAATGGTGCCTTACTTGCTGTGGGAGGCTCTGATGGTGTCACCACTCTGAAAACAATAGAAGCTTACTGTCATGAAACCAACACATGGAG ACACTTTGGAAGCATGAAGAGCAAGCATCCAGGAGGCAGAGtggctgtgctgtgctga